The following coding sequences are from one Paracoccus alcaliphilus window:
- the tnpA gene encoding IS66-like element accessory protein TnpA, giving the protein MGVQLDGSIGVGVSRLEVIGGPSGRRRRTKAERARIAAESMMPGVTVADTARKHGTTRWQIYDWRKQIRKGNLVVPESVAALPFFAELVVDDSATEASAAVPGSDLEIVVGDIVIRAGPGVDEGQLTRAIRAARAAAS; this is encoded by the coding sequence ATGGGCGTCCAATTGGACGGCTCTATAGGCGTCGGGGTCTCGCGGCTTGAGGTGATCGGGGGGCCAAGCGGTCGTCGGCGGCGGACGAAGGCAGAGCGGGCGCGGATCGCGGCGGAGAGCATGATGCCCGGGGTGACGGTCGCAGATACTGCGCGCAAGCACGGCACGACCCGCTGGCAGATTTACGATTGGCGCAAGCAGATACGCAAAGGTAATTTGGTGGTGCCCGAAAGCGTGGCGGCCTTGCCGTTCTTCGCGGAACTGGTGGTTGATGACAGCGCGACTGAGGCTTCGGCGGCCGTCCCCGGGTCTGATCTCGAAATCGTGGTGGGCGACATCGTCATCCGCGCGGGTCCTGGTGTCGACGAGGGCCAACTGACCCGGGCAATCCGCGCGGCACGGGCAGCGGCGTCGTGA
- the tnpB gene encoding IS66 family insertion sequence element accessory protein TnpB (TnpB, as the term is used for proteins encoded by IS66 family insertion elements, is considered an accessory protein, since TnpC, encoded by a neighboring gene, is a DDE family transposase.): MFGQGGPVKVFVATRPVDFRKGIDGLALAVQEMFGMDPFCGAAFVFRAKRADRIKLLIWDQTGMVLVHKRLEGGKFVWPQVRDGVMRMSGAQFAALFEGVDWRLVRPERARRPLAAG; this comes from the coding sequence ATGTTCGGCCAGGGCGGCCCGGTGAAGGTCTTCGTGGCGACCCGGCCTGTCGACTTTCGCAAGGGGATCGACGGTCTGGCACTGGCGGTGCAGGAGATGTTCGGGATGGACCCGTTCTGCGGAGCCGCCTTTGTGTTCCGAGCGAAGCGGGCGGATCGGATCAAGCTCTTGATCTGGGATCAGACCGGGATGGTGCTGGTTCACAAGCGGCTCGAGGGCGGCAAGTTCGTCTGGCCACAGGTGCGCGACGGGGTCATGCGCATGTCCGGAGCGCAGTTTGCAGCGCTGTTTGAGGGCGTGGATTGGCGGCTGGTCCGACCCGAACGGGCGCGGCGCCCGCTGGCGGCGGGGTGA
- the tnpC gene encoding IS66 family transposase yields METADLARENALLKARLAEVEATLAETQEANRRLQDILHAAQREKFGKRSEKLSPDQFNLPLEDAEFAQGVLEAAQEKAEAAMQRARGETPRKPKRNRGHLPSHLPRVERVIEPASTLCPCGCGEMSRIGEDVSERLDVIPAQFRVLVTRRPKYACRRCSQAVAQAHAPEHVVPGGLPTELFIAWIIVSKFGDHLPFYRQAEIFKRQGIDLDRGTLGNWVGRACFHLMPVINQMRAHLRGADRIFVDETRAPVLEPGLKRTKSGFFWAVVSDDRGHGGAGPPIVLFHYAPGRGKAHPLNFLAGYHGRFLQCDAYQSYNAMTEIARDNGPWQLVYCWTHVRRRFVKRFESDGSPIAEEMLRQIALLYQIEKSVRSKEAAMRLAARREHSAPIIAALKPWLEAQLSRIPQKSQLAEDIRYSLAHWPGLIRFLEHGMLELDTNPVENQIRPIALTRKNALFAGNEVGAENWAMLASLVATCKMSDVNPVDYLAATLRAILDGHPQSGIEDLMPWRFNQPSSLAA; encoded by the coding sequence ATGGAAACAGCTGATCTTGCGCGCGAAAACGCCCTGCTGAAGGCCCGCCTCGCCGAGGTGGAGGCGACGCTGGCCGAGACGCAAGAGGCCAATCGGCGGCTGCAGGATATCCTGCACGCGGCGCAGCGCGAGAAATTCGGCAAGCGCTCCGAAAAGCTCTCGCCCGACCAGTTCAACCTGCCCCTGGAAGATGCCGAATTTGCTCAAGGTGTGCTCGAGGCAGCACAAGAAAAGGCCGAAGCGGCGATGCAGCGGGCGCGCGGGGAAACACCCCGCAAGCCCAAGCGCAACCGCGGGCATCTGCCGTCCCATCTGCCTCGGGTTGAGCGCGTGATCGAGCCTGCCAGCACGCTCTGTCCCTGCGGTTGCGGCGAGATGTCCAGGATCGGGGAAGACGTGTCCGAACGTCTCGACGTGATCCCCGCCCAGTTCCGGGTGCTGGTCACGCGGCGCCCGAAATACGCCTGCCGCCGTTGCTCGCAAGCTGTCGCGCAGGCCCATGCCCCCGAGCATGTCGTGCCCGGCGGGCTGCCCACGGAACTCTTCATCGCCTGGATTATCGTCTCGAAGTTCGGTGACCACCTGCCGTTTTATCGGCAGGCCGAGATCTTCAAGCGGCAAGGGATCGATCTGGACCGCGGCACACTCGGCAACTGGGTCGGGCGCGCCTGTTTCCACCTGATGCCCGTCATCAACCAGATGCGTGCCCATCTGCGTGGCGCAGACCGCATCTTCGTGGATGAAACCCGCGCGCCGGTGCTGGAACCGGGCCTGAAACGCACCAAGAGCGGATTCTTCTGGGCCGTCGTATCCGATGATCGCGGCCATGGCGGGGCTGGCCCACCCATCGTGCTCTTCCACTATGCCCCTGGCCGGGGTAAGGCGCATCCGCTGAACTTCCTCGCCGGATACCACGGCCGCTTCCTGCAATGCGACGCCTACCAGTCCTACAACGCGATGACCGAGATCGCGCGCGACAATGGCCCGTGGCAACTGGTCTATTGCTGGACCCATGTCCGCCGCCGCTTCGTAAAGCGCTTCGAGAGCGATGGTTCACCCATTGCCGAGGAAATGCTGCGCCAGATCGCGCTGCTTTATCAGATCGAGAAGTCCGTGCGGAGCAAGGAGGCCGCTATGCGCCTTGCTGCCCGGCGTGAGCATTCGGCCCCGATCATCGCGGCGCTGAAACCCTGGCTGGAAGCCCAACTCTCGCGCATACCGCAGAAATCCCAGCTTGCCGAAGACATCCGCTACTCCCTCGCGCACTGGCCCGGACTGATCCGCTTCCTCGAGCACGGCATGCTGGAACTCGACACCAACCCGGTCGAGAACCAGATCAGGCCGATTGCCCTGACAAGAAAAAATGCACTCTTCGCCGGGAATGAAGTCGGCGCCGAAAACTGGGCTATGCTCGCCTCGCTGGTCGCTACCTGCAAGATGTCCGACGTGAACCCGGTCGACTATCTCGCCGCCACACTGCGCGCCATCCTCGACGGTCACCCACAAAGCGGTATCGAAGACCTCATGCCATGGCGCTTCAACCAGCCGTCAAGCCTCGCAGCATAG
- the rpsI gene encoding 30S ribosomal protein S9, whose translation MAEDIKTLDDLKSAVSGSDAAVVATDAPARAPQRDELGRSYATGKRKDAVARVWVKPGSGKVIVNGKDINEYFARPVLQMILRQPFDVAGVADQYDVQATVKGGGLSGQAGAVKHGISQALQLHEPGLRAALKAAGFLTRDSRVVERKKYGKAKARRSFQFSKR comes from the coding sequence ATGGCTGAAGACATCAAGACCCTGGACGATCTGAAATCGGCCGTTTCGGGCAGCGACGCCGCTGTTGTTGCCACTGATGCCCCCGCCCGCGCACCGCAGCGCGACGAGCTGGGCCGCAGCTATGCCACCGGCAAGCGCAAGGACGCCGTTGCCCGCGTCTGGGTGAAACCGGGCTCCGGCAAGGTCATCGTGAACGGCAAGGACATCAACGAATATTTCGCCCGTCCGGTGCTGCAGATGATCCTGCGCCAGCCCTTCGACGTGGCCGGCGTTGCCGATCAGTATGATGTGCAGGCGACCGTCAAGGGTGGCGGCCTGTCCGGTCAGGCGGGCGCCGTGAAACACGGTATCAGCCAGGCGCTGCAACTGCACGAGCCCGGCCTGCGCGCGGCGCTGAAGGCCGCCGGCTTCCTGACCCGCGATTCGCGTGTGGTCGAACGGAAGAAATACGGCAAGGCCAAGGCCCGCCGCAGCTTCCAGTTCTCGAAGCGCTGA
- the rplM gene encoding 50S ribosomal protein L13: MKTYTAKPAEIEKKWILIDAEGVVLGRLATIIASRLRGKHKPTFTPHMDMGDNVIVINADKVQMTGNKRDDKKYYWHTGHPGGIKHRTARQILEGAHPERVLTKAVERMISRNKLGKQQMTNLRVYAGAEHPHEAQQPEVLDVKVLNSKNTRSA, translated from the coding sequence ATGAAGACCTATACCGCTAAACCGGCGGAGATCGAGAAGAAGTGGATCCTGATCGACGCCGAGGGTGTCGTTCTGGGCCGTCTTGCCACGATCATCGCCAGCCGCCTGCGCGGCAAGCACAAGCCGACCTTCACCCCGCATATGGACATGGGTGACAATGTCATCGTCATCAATGCCGACAAGGTGCAGATGACCGGCAACAAGCGCGACGACAAGAAATATTACTGGCATACCGGCCATCCGGGCGGCATCAAGCACCGCACTGCGCGCCAGATCCTGGAAGGCGCCCATCCCGAGCGGGTGCTGACCAAGGCCGTCGAGCGCATGATCAGCCGCAACAAGCTGGGCAAGCAGCAGATGACCAACCTGCGCGTTTATGCCGGTGCCGAGCATCCGCATGAAGCTCAGCAGCCCGAAGTTCTGGACGTCAAGGTCCTGAACTCCAAAAACACCCGGAGCGCGTGA
- a CDS encoding PaaI family thioesterase → MQIVMDVGALNAFMRQEFPQIAGNYRVEQVDDALLVARLSVDDSHLRPGGTVSGPSIFALADVAVYCAILARIGPVGLAVTTNASIDFMRKPEAGRDLRAECRVLKLGRVLAVAEALIFSDGGADPVARCSMTYSIPPK, encoded by the coding sequence ATGCAGATCGTGATGGATGTCGGGGCGCTGAATGCGTTCATGCGACAGGAATTTCCGCAGATCGCGGGCAATTATCGTGTCGAGCAGGTGGATGACGCGCTGCTGGTGGCGCGGTTGAGCGTGGATGACAGCCATTTGCGGCCCGGTGGAACGGTCAGCGGGCCGTCGATCTTTGCGCTGGCCGATGTCGCGGTCTATTGCGCGATTCTGGCGCGGATCGGGCCGGTGGGGCTGGCGGTGACGACGAATGCCTCGATCGACTTCATGCGCAAGCCCGAGGCAGGGCGCGATCTGCGGGCCGAATGCCGGGTGCTGAAGCTGGGCCGGGTGCTGGCCGTGGCCGAGGCGCTGATCTTTTCGGACGGGGGAGCCGATCCCGTGGCCCGGTGCTCGATGACCTATTCGATTCCGCCGAAATGA
- a CDS encoding enoyl-CoA hydratase, with product MPELVTRHDQDHVARLVLNSPANYNALSFEMIETLSSTLRAIASDDTVRAVILAANGKAFCAGHDLRQMQSARSDVDGGRASFQRLFDECAKMMQQIPALPQPVIAEVQGIATAAGCQLVASCDMAIAAEGTRFGVNGVNIGLFCSTPMVALTRAIPAKAAFEMLTTGEFIQADRARELGLINRIVPADQLVETTMELARTVAAKLPAAVRLGKRAFYDQLRKGLADAYTQTGQTMCENIMLPDTDEGISAFLEKRPPSWT from the coding sequence ATGCCAGAACTGGTGACGCGCCACGATCAGGATCATGTGGCACGGCTGGTGCTGAACAGCCCGGCCAATTACAATGCCCTGTCATTCGAAATGATCGAAACCCTGTCGAGCACCCTCCGCGCCATCGCATCCGACGACACGGTCCGCGCGGTGATCCTGGCCGCCAATGGCAAGGCCTTCTGCGCCGGGCACGACCTGCGCCAGATGCAATCCGCCCGCAGCGACGTCGATGGCGGACGCGCCAGCTTCCAACGTCTCTTCGATGAATGCGCAAAGATGATGCAGCAGATCCCCGCCCTGCCCCAGCCGGTCATCGCCGAGGTTCAGGGCATCGCCACCGCGGCAGGCTGCCAGCTCGTCGCATCCTGCGACATGGCTATTGCCGCCGAGGGCACCCGCTTCGGCGTCAATGGCGTCAATATCGGCCTGTTCTGCTCGACGCCCATGGTCGCACTGACCCGCGCCATCCCCGCCAAGGCGGCGTTCGAGATGCTGACCACCGGCGAATTCATCCAAGCCGACCGCGCCCGGGAACTGGGCCTGATCAACCGCATTGTCCCTGCTGACCAGCTTGTCGAAACCACGATGGAACTGGCACGCACCGTCGCCGCCAAACTTCCCGCAGCGGTGCGGCTGGGCAAACGCGCCTTCTATGACCAGCTGCGCAAGGGCCTCGCCGACGCCTATACCCAGACCGGCCAGACCATGTGCGAAAACATCATGTTGCCCGATACGGATGAGGGCATCTCCGCCTTCCTGGAAAAACGTCCGCCCAGCTGGACCTGA
- the murD gene encoding UDP-N-acetylmuramoyl-L-alanine--D-glutamate ligase, which translates to MIPVQAVEGQTIAVLGLGRSGRATAAALAAGGAQVVAWDDGADTRQAAEAEGLRIADLTRDANWHGVTALITSPGIPHLYPAPHPAILKACQLGIPVDNDIGLFFRSYATEDWQGFDRTPKVIAVTGSNGKSTVTALIHHILQEAGRPTQMGGNIGTGVLSLEPACDGEVVVLELSSYQTDLARSLTPDVAVFTNLSPDHLDRHGGQGGYFAAKRRLFAEGGPDRAVIGVDEVEGMFLAGQMQMGPADDRVIRVSSGQKLDQAAWSVFARKGYLAEYRKGRQAGSIDLRAITGLPGEHNHQNACAAYAACRAVGLAPRQIEAAFHSFPGLPHRSQTVAEIGGVRYVNDSKATNVDAALKALNAFERIRWIAGGMGKDGGISLLAPALGRVAKAYLIGHSARDFALQLGDTPYEIAETLDQAVAHASADAASGDTVLLAPAAASFDQYPNFEKRGEHFMELVEALAG; encoded by the coding sequence ATGATCCCGGTTCAGGCTGTCGAAGGTCAGACCATCGCCGTTCTCGGCCTTGGCCGTTCAGGCCGGGCGACGGCAGCCGCTCTGGCGGCGGGTGGCGCGCAGGTCGTCGCATGGGATGACGGCGCCGATACGCGGCAGGCGGCCGAGGCCGAAGGCCTGCGCATCGCCGACCTGACCCGGGACGCGAACTGGCACGGGGTGACCGCGCTGATCACCAGCCCCGGCATTCCGCATCTTTATCCGGCGCCGCATCCGGCGATCCTCAAGGCATGTCAACTGGGGATTCCGGTCGATAATGATATCGGGCTGTTCTTTCGCAGCTATGCCACCGAGGATTGGCAGGGATTCGACCGCACGCCGAAGGTGATCGCGGTCACTGGCTCGAACGGGAAATCGACGGTGACGGCGCTGATCCATCATATCCTGCAAGAGGCCGGCCGTCCCACCCAGATGGGCGGGAATATCGGCACGGGCGTGCTGTCGCTGGAGCCGGCCTGCGACGGAGAGGTCGTGGTGCTGGAGCTGTCCAGCTATCAGACCGATCTGGCCCGGTCGCTGACCCCGGATGTCGCCGTCTTCACCAATCTGTCGCCGGATCATCTGGACCGGCATGGCGGGCAGGGCGGCTATTTCGCGGCCAAGCGGCGGCTGTTTGCGGAAGGCGGGCCGGATCGCGCGGTGATCGGCGTCGATGAGGTCGAGGGGATGTTTCTGGCCGGTCAGATGCAGATGGGGCCTGCCGACGACCGGGTCATCCGGGTGTCGTCGGGGCAAAAGCTGGATCAGGCGGCCTGGTCGGTTTTCGCCCGCAAGGGATATCTGGCCGAATATCGCAAGGGGCGGCAGGCGGGTTCGATCGATCTGCGCGCGATCACCGGATTGCCGGGCGAGCATAACCACCAGAATGCCTGCGCCGCCTATGCGGCCTGCCGCGCGGTGGGGCTGGCCCCGCGTCAGATCGAGGCTGCGTTTCACAGCTTCCCGGGCCTTCCCCATCGCAGCCAGACCGTGGCCGAGATCGGTGGTGTCCGCTATGTCAACGATTCCAAGGCGACCAATGTCGATGCGGCGCTGAAGGCGCTGAACGCCTTTGAGCGCATCCGCTGGATCGCCGGAGGAATGGGTAAGGATGGCGGTATTTCATTGCTTGCCCCGGCATTGGGACGGGTCGCGAAAGCCTATCTGATCGGTCATTCGGCGCGCGATTTTGCGCTGCAACTGGGCGATACGCCCTATGAGATCGCCGAGACGCTGGATCAGGCGGTGGCACATGCCAGTGCCGATGCCGCGTCGGGCGACACCGTTCTGCTGGCACCCGCCGCGGCCAGTTTCGACCAATATCCGAATTTCGAGAAACGCGGCGAGCACTTCATGGAACTGGTCGAGGCGCTTGCGGGGTGA
- the mraY gene encoding phospho-N-acetylmuramoyl-pentapeptide-transferase → MLYWLSGLSEGGDLFNLFRYITFRAGAAFFTALIFGFIFGRPLIEHLRRKQKRGQPIRDDGPEGHFVKAGTPTMGGLLILSALFVSTLLWARLDNGYIWIVLLVTAGFGAIGFADDYAKVSKHNTKGVSGKVRMGLGLVLALVASAWAMWLHPAGLTGQLALPVFKDALINLGIFFVPFGMIVIVGAANAVNLTDGLDGLAIMPVMIAAATLGAIAYTVGRVDFTNYLGVHHVPGTGEILVFAAALIGGGLGFLWYNAPPAAVFMGDTGSLALGGALGAIAVVTKHEIVLAIVGGLFVVEALSVIIQVLYFKRTGKRVFLMAPIHHHFEKQGWGEAQIVIRFWIIALILALIGLATLKVR, encoded by the coding sequence ATGCTCTATTGGCTGAGCGGCCTTTCCGAAGGGGGCGACCTCTTCAACCTGTTTCGCTATATCACGTTCCGGGCGGGGGCGGCGTTCTTCACCGCGCTGATCTTCGGCTTCATCTTCGGACGCCCCCTGATCGAGCATCTCAGGCGCAAGCAGAAACGCGGCCAGCCGATTCGCGATGACGGACCCGAGGGGCATTTCGTCAAGGCAGGCACGCCCACGATGGGCGGGCTGCTGATCCTGTCGGCGCTGTTCGTCTCGACCCTGCTCTGGGCGCGACTGGACAACGGCTATATCTGGATCGTGCTGCTGGTGACGGCAGGCTTCGGCGCCATCGGCTTTGCCGACGATTACGCCAAGGTCAGCAAGCACAACACCAAAGGTGTGTCGGGCAAGGTGCGCATGGGGCTGGGACTGGTGCTGGCACTGGTGGCCAGCGCATGGGCGATGTGGCTGCATCCCGCCGGGCTGACCGGACAGCTGGCCCTGCCGGTCTTCAAGGACGCATTGATCAATCTGGGCATCTTCTTCGTCCCCTTCGGCATGATCGTCATCGTCGGCGCGGCGAATGCGGTCAACCTGACGGACGGGCTGGACGGGCTGGCGATCATGCCGGTGATGATCGCGGCGGCGACACTTGGCGCCATCGCCTATACGGTCGGGCGTGTCGATTTCACCAACTATTTGGGCGTCCACCACGTTCCCGGCACGGGCGAGATCTTGGTCTTTGCCGCCGCCCTGATCGGTGGCGGCCTCGGCTTCCTGTGGTATAACGCCCCGCCCGCCGCCGTCTTCATGGGCGATACCGGCTCGCTCGCCCTCGGCGGCGCACTTGGCGCCATCGCCGTCGTCACCAAACACGAGATCGTCCTGGCCATCGTCGGCGGGCTCTTTGTGGTCGAGGCGCTCAGCGTCATCATTCAGGTGCTTTACTTCAAGCGCACCGGCAAGCGCGTCTTCCTGATGGCCCCGATCCACCACCATTTCGAAAAACAGGGCTGGGGAGAGGCGCAGATCGTCATCCGCTTCTGGATCATCGCGCTGATTCTGGCACTCATAGGCCTTGCCACGCTGAAGGTTCGGTGA
- a CDS encoding UDP-N-acetylmuramoyl-tripeptide--D-alanyl-D-alanine ligase, producing the protein MSLWTAGDAAAATGGRAQGDWVADGVSIDTRTIQPGDLFVALQAARDGHDFVAQALEKGAAAALVNRIPEGVAHDAPLLIVPDVLRGLEDLGRAGRARTQAKVVAITGSVGKTSTKDMARVALTGQGRIHAAEASYNNHWGVPLTLARMPRHTDFAIVEIGMSHPGEIAPLSRMARPHVALITTVAAAHLEAFGALDGIAREKGAIFDGLQPVGSAIIPEDLPVTGLLRDCADKAGAIVVGFGRDGMARLIHARPADGVLSCRARIAGKVFDFTLRTTGTHFAMNAVGVLAALSSAGADVAEAARRLIDWHPPKGRGGVEDIAGLRLIDDAFNANPTSLSAGLSTLTGLTGGRRIAILGDMLELGPEELAMHRALADDPAMAQVDLVHAAGPRMQHLYDALPPEKRGLWTETASELAARASELAGPGDIVLVKGSKSSLISVVVEALRKSFHIPTPLK; encoded by the coding sequence ATGAGCCTGTGGACCGCAGGTGATGCCGCCGCCGCCACGGGTGGGCGGGCGCAGGGCGACTGGGTCGCGGATGGCGTGTCCATCGACACCCGCACGATTCAGCCGGGCGATCTGTTCGTGGCGCTTCAGGCCGCGCGGGATGGTCATGATTTCGTGGCGCAGGCGCTGGAAAAGGGCGCGGCCGCCGCGCTGGTCAACCGCATCCCCGAAGGCGTGGCCCATGACGCGCCGCTGCTGATCGTGCCGGATGTGCTGCGCGGGCTGGAAGATCTGGGCCGCGCAGGCCGCGCCCGGACGCAGGCGAAGGTGGTCGCCATCACCGGCTCGGTCGGCAAGACCTCGACCAAGGACATGGCGCGGGTGGCACTGACCGGGCAGGGCCGCATCCACGCCGCCGAGGCCAGCTATAACAACCATTGGGGTGTGCCGCTGACGCTGGCACGGATGCCCCGCCACACCGATTTCGCCATCGTCGAGATCGGCATGAGCCATCCGGGAGAGATCGCGCCCCTGTCGCGCATGGCCCGCCCGCATGTCGCCCTGATCACCACCGTCGCCGCCGCCCATCTGGAAGCTTTCGGCGCCCTCGACGGCATTGCCCGCGAAAAGGGCGCGATCTTTGACGGCCTGCAACCGGTCGGCAGCGCCATCATCCCCGAGGACCTGCCTGTCACCGGCCTGCTGCGCGACTGCGCCGACAAGGCCGGGGCCATCGTCGTGGGCTTTGGCCGCGACGGCATGGCGCGACTGATCCATGCCCGGCCCGCCGATGGGGTGCTGTCCTGCCGCGCCCGGATCGCGGGAAAGGTGTTCGATTTCACCCTGCGCACCACCGGCACCCATTTCGCGATGAACGCGGTCGGCGTGCTGGCCGCGCTGTCCTCTGCCGGGGCGGATGTGGCCGAGGCCGCCCGCCGCCTGATCGACTGGCACCCCCCCAAAGGGCGTGGCGGAGTCGAGGATATCGCGGGCCTGCGCCTGATCGACGACGCCTTCAACGCCAATCCAACCTCGCTTTCGGCGGGGCTGTCCACGCTGACGGGGCTGACGGGCGGGCGCCGCATCGCTATTCTGGGCGACATGCTGGAACTCGGCCCCGAAGAACTGGCGATGCACCGCGCACTGGCCGACGATCCCGCCATGGCGCAGGTCGATCTGGTCCATGCGGCGGGGCCAAGGATGCAGCACCTCTACGACGCGCTGCCGCCCGAAAAACGCGGGCTCTGGACCGAGACCGCAAGCGAACTTGCCGCGCGCGCGTCCGAACTGGCCGGTCCGGGCGATATCGTTCTGGTCAAGGGCTCGAAATCCTCGCTGATCTCGGTGGTGGTCGAGGCCCTGCGAAAATCCTTTCACATCCCGACACCTTTGAAATGA
- a CDS encoding UDP-N-acetylmuramoyl-L-alanyl-D-glutamate--2,6-diaminopimelate ligase produces the protein MRQGAKKLSQLGLRARDGRDPDITGLALDSRSVRPGHLFAALPGSAMHGAEFIPYALRMEAGAILTDRAGVEMAADALSGWDGALIVAEDPRAALAGAAALWFEAQPEHVVAITGTSGKTSVASFTRQIWQALGHKAISLGTMGVEGDFHAPLAHTTPDPLTLHRILSDAVEAGVTHAAMEASSHGLDQRRLDGVRVDAAAFTNFSQDHLDYHAGFDEYFAAKALLFTRILEEGAGAVINIDSERGRQMAGIAGERGAALTTIGNGPEADLRILGQRYDATGQDLRFSCDGQAHLVRLPLIGGFQAENVLASAGLAMAAGDPRDRVLSVLPQLQTVRGRMQLVAQRENGAAVFVDYAHKPGALIAALQSLRPHVMGRIIVVFGAGGDRDRGKRPLMGQAARDFADVVMVTDDNPRSEDPAAIRAQIMAAAGPDATEIGDRAEAILRGVDALQPGDALLIAGKGHETGQIVGQDVYPFDDAEQASVAVAALDGRI, from the coding sequence TCTGTTCGCCGCGTTGCCGGGATCGGCCATGCACGGGGCCGAGTTCATCCCCTATGCCCTGCGGATGGAGGCCGGGGCCATCCTGACCGACCGCGCCGGTGTCGAGATGGCGGCAGATGCGCTGTCGGGCTGGGACGGCGCGCTGATCGTGGCCGAGGACCCGCGCGCCGCGCTGGCGGGCGCCGCCGCCCTGTGGTTCGAGGCCCAGCCCGAACATGTGGTCGCCATCACCGGCACGTCGGGCAAGACCTCGGTCGCCAGCTTTACCCGCCAGATCTGGCAGGCGCTGGGGCACAAGGCGATCAGTCTGGGCACGATGGGGGTCGAGGGCGATTTCCACGCCCCGCTGGCCCATACCACGCCCGATCCGCTGACCCTGCACCGCATCCTGTCCGATGCCGTCGAGGCGGGCGTGACCCATGCCGCGATGGAGGCCTCCAGCCACGGTCTGGATCAGCGCCGTCTGGACGGGGTGCGCGTCGATGCCGCCGCCTTCACCAATTTCAGCCAGGATCATCTGGATTACCACGCGGGCTTTGACGAATATTTCGCCGCCAAGGCGCTGCTGTTCACCCGTATTCTGGAAGAGGGCGCCGGGGCCGTCATCAATATCGACAGCGAGCGTGGCCGCCAGATGGCCGGGATCGCGGGCGAACGTGGTGCGGCGCTGACCACCATCGGCAACGGACCCGAGGCCGACCTGCGGATTCTGGGCCAGCGTTACGACGCGACCGGGCAGGATCTGCGGTTTTCCTGCGACGGGCAGGCGCATCTGGTGCGGCTGCCGCTGATTGGCGGCTTTCAGGCCGAAAACGTGCTGGCGTCAGCGGGGCTGGCTATGGCGGCGGGCGATCCGCGCGATCGGGTCCTGTCGGTGCTGCCGCAGTTGCAGACCGTTCGCGGCCGGATGCAGCTGGTCGCGCAGCGCGAAAACGGCGCGGCGGTTTTCGTCGATTACGCCCACAAACCCGGCGCGCTGATCGCCGCCCTGCAATCGCTGCGCCCGCATGTGATGGGCCGGATCATCGTCGTTTTCGGTGCGGGCGGCGACCGCGACCGGGGCAAGCGGCCGCTGATGGGGCAGGCCGCGCGCGACTTTGCCGATGTGGTGATGGTCACCGACGACAATCCCCGCAGCGAAGACCCCGCCGCCATCCGCGCGCAGATCATGGCCGCAGCCGGTCCCGACGCGACCGAGATCGGCGACCGGGCCGAGGCGATCCTGCGCGGCGTCGATGCGCTGCAACCGGGCGATGCGCTGCTGATCGCGGGCAAGGGGCACGAGACCGGCCAGATCGTCGGGCAGGATGTCTATCCCTTCGACGACGCCGAACAGGCGTCAGTGGCCGTCGCCGCGCTGGATGGCCGGATATGA